In the genome of Hyphomicrobium sp. ghe19, the window AAAATCGGTTGTGGGCGTGGCTCGCCTGAAGCTCCAGGAAGCCCAGAATGAGGGAGCCGGACAAGCCCAGCAGCGATGACGAGAACGCCGTGCCCATGCCCTTCAGAGGCGCGGAAAGGCCGGCTTTCAGATCGCTGAAGAGCTGGACATTGTCGGTCGCTTTGCTGTCGAGCGTGTCGATGGCCGCGCCGACTGACTGGATCGTCTCAAGGAGGCCCCAAAACGTTCCCAGCAGGCCGAGAAAGACGAGCAGGCCGACGAGGTAGCGGCCAGTGTCGCGGGCTTCGTCGAGCCTCGAGCCGATCGAATCCATGAACGAGCGCATCGCGGCGGTCGACAGCGAAAGGGTGCCGGTCCGGTCGCGCAGCATCGTCGCCATCGGTGCGAGCAGCACCGGGCGGGCGCTGATAGAGAGGCCGGGGTCGGAAATGCGGAAAGCGTTAACCCAGCGAATTTCCGGGTAGAGGCGAAAGACCTGGCGGTAGGCGTAAACGATGCCGAGCGCCAACGTCCCGACAATCAGGCCGTTCAGACCCGGGTTGTTCAGGAACGAGTGCTTCAGTTGGTCGAACAGAATGGCGGCGAGAAAGCCCACCAGCGTCAAAAAAATCGTCATGCGCAGCAGAAAGACACCGGGTGGTGTCAGCCGCCGTGATACCGGGGCCAGTGCCGAAGCATCGCCCGGGCGGATCTTCGCCATTAGTCCATGCCTCCGGAACGCCCCGCTGTCCGCTAGAACCTTAGCGCAAGGCTGTCCCATCGAAAACGGGCAACATCATGCCGAAGTGG includes:
- a CDS encoding flagellar motor protein MotA, which produces MAKIRPGDASALAPVSRRLTPPGVFLLRMTIFLTLVGFLAAILFDQLKHSFLNNPGLNGLIVGTLALGIVYAYRQVFRLYPEIRWVNAFRISDPGLSISARPVLLAPMATMLRDRTGTLSLSTAAMRSFMDSIGSRLDEARDTGRYLVGLLVFLGLLGTFWGLLETIQSVGAAIDTLDSKATDNVQLFSDLKAGLSAPLKGMGTAFSSSLLGLSGSLILGFLELQASHAHNRFYNELEEWLSGITELTPAGTGAHTNDYVNRQLLSAVVEMQRSLEDFANRVVDQAGMPAKGVAPQDDVRDLARGVNQLVTQMRSEQKVVREWVDEQAQSQAEVAAMLRNLADAMKRGV